A part of Lutra lutra chromosome 2, mLutLut1.2, whole genome shotgun sequence genomic DNA contains:
- the MBOAT4 gene encoding ghrelin O-acyltransferase isoform X2, which translates to MGSLAVLVLIPALWAAVLISWLGPRDVHRWAFISQMSWQTLCHLGLHYTEYYLRERPSTRFCITLSSLMLLTQRVTSLSLDIREGKVKAASRGIRERSSLSEHLCETLPYISYLLFFPALLGGPLCSFQKFQARVQGSGTLSPRRSVWALSQRGLQILGLECLKVVLGKVVRAGADLADCQQLECIQVMWSTAGLFKLTYYSCWILDDALLHAAGFGPGFGHSPSEEGYLPDADIWTLETTHRISLFTRKWNQSTARWLRRLVFQQGGAWPLLQTFAFSAWWHGLHPGQVFGFLCWGLMVEADYLIHTSAGLFIRSWPMHLLYRALTWAHTQLIIAYIMLAVEARSLSSLWLLCNSYNSVFPLVYCILLFLLGKRKKTFN; encoded by the exons ATGGGTTCGTTGGCTGTGCTTGTCCTCATCCCCGCTCTGTGGGCTGCGGTGCTGATCTCCTGGCTTGGCCCACGGGATGTGCACAGGTGGGCTTTCATCTCCCAGATGAGCTGGCAGACGCTCTGTCACCTGGGGCTGCACTACACCGAATACTATCTTCGAGAACGTCCTTCCACGAG GTTCTGCATCACTCTTTCTTCCCTCATGCTATTGACCCAGAGGGTGACATCCCTCTCTCTGGATATCCGTGAGGGAAAAGTGAAGGCAGCATCAAGAGGCATCAGGGAAAGAAGCTCGTTGTCTGAGCATCTGTGTGAGACACTGCCCTACATCAGCTACTTGCTCTTTTTCCCTGCTCTCCTAGGAGGCCCCCTGTGTTCCTTCCAGAAATTCCAGGCTCGTGTTCAAGGGTCTGGCACTTTGAGTCCCAGGCGCTCCGTCTGGGCTCTGAGCCAGAGGGGTCTGCAGATCCTGGGCCTCGAGTGCCTAAAGGTGGTCTTGGGGAAGGTGGTGAGAGCAGGAGCAGATCTGGCTGACTGCCAGCAGCTCGAGTGTATTCAAGTCATGTGGTCCACAGCCGGGCTCTTCAAACTCACCTACTACTCTTGCTGGATCCTGGATGACGCCCTCCTCCACGCCGCGGGCTTTGGACCTGGGTTTGGTCACAGCCCCAGTGAGGAGGGCTACCTCCCCGATGCGGACATCTGGACACTGGAAACGACCCACAGGATCTCCCTGTTCACGAGAAAGTGGAACCAAAGCACAGCGCGGTGGCTCCGACGCCTCGTGTTCCAGCAGGGCGGGGCCTGGCCGCTGCTGCAGACCTTTGCCTTCTCGGCCTGGTGGCATGGGCTCCATCCAGGACAGGTGTTCGGTTTCCTGTGCTGGGGTCTGATGGTGGAGGCCGATTACCTGATTCACACTTCTGCCGGCTTGTTTATCAGATCCTGGCCGATGCACCTGCTCTATCGAGCGCTCACTTGGGCCCACACCCAGCTCATCATTGCTTATATAATGCTGGCCGTGGAGGCCCggagcctctcctccctctggctgctgtgtaaTTCCTACAACAGTGTCTTTCCCCTGGTGTactgcattttgctttttctattgggaaagagaaagaagacatttaaCTGA
- the MBOAT4 gene encoding ghrelin O-acyltransferase isoform X1 yields the protein MDWLPLFFLHPVSLYQGAAFPFALLFNYLCILDSFPTHARYLFLLAGGGALALAAMGSLAVLVLIPALWAAVLISWLGPRDVHRWAFISQMSWQTLCHLGLHYTEYYLRERPSTRFCITLSSLMLLTQRVTSLSLDIREGKVKAASRGIRERSSLSEHLCETLPYISYLLFFPALLGGPLCSFQKFQARVQGSGTLSPRRSVWALSQRGLQILGLECLKVVLGKVVRAGADLADCQQLECIQVMWSTAGLFKLTYYSCWILDDALLHAAGFGPGFGHSPSEEGYLPDADIWTLETTHRISLFTRKWNQSTARWLRRLVFQQGGAWPLLQTFAFSAWWHGLHPGQVFGFLCWGLMVEADYLIHTSAGLFIRSWPMHLLYRALTWAHTQLIIAYIMLAVEARSLSSLWLLCNSYNSVFPLVYCILLFLLGKRKKTFN from the exons ATGGATTGGCTTCCGCTGTTCTTCCTCCATCCTGTATCACTTTATCAAGGGGCGGCTTTCCCTTTTGCACTTTTGTTTAATTATCTCTGCATTCTGGATTCTTTTCCCACCCATGCCAG GTACCTCTTTCTCCTGGCTGGAGGGGGCGCCCTGGCCTTGGCGGCCATGGGTTCGTTGGCTGTGCTTGTCCTCATCCCCGCTCTGTGGGCTGCGGTGCTGATCTCCTGGCTTGGCCCACGGGATGTGCACAGGTGGGCTTTCATCTCCCAGATGAGCTGGCAGACGCTCTGTCACCTGGGGCTGCACTACACCGAATACTATCTTCGAGAACGTCCTTCCACGAG GTTCTGCATCACTCTTTCTTCCCTCATGCTATTGACCCAGAGGGTGACATCCCTCTCTCTGGATATCCGTGAGGGAAAAGTGAAGGCAGCATCAAGAGGCATCAGGGAAAGAAGCTCGTTGTCTGAGCATCTGTGTGAGACACTGCCCTACATCAGCTACTTGCTCTTTTTCCCTGCTCTCCTAGGAGGCCCCCTGTGTTCCTTCCAGAAATTCCAGGCTCGTGTTCAAGGGTCTGGCACTTTGAGTCCCAGGCGCTCCGTCTGGGCTCTGAGCCAGAGGGGTCTGCAGATCCTGGGCCTCGAGTGCCTAAAGGTGGTCTTGGGGAAGGTGGTGAGAGCAGGAGCAGATCTGGCTGACTGCCAGCAGCTCGAGTGTATTCAAGTCATGTGGTCCACAGCCGGGCTCTTCAAACTCACCTACTACTCTTGCTGGATCCTGGATGACGCCCTCCTCCACGCCGCGGGCTTTGGACCTGGGTTTGGTCACAGCCCCAGTGAGGAGGGCTACCTCCCCGATGCGGACATCTGGACACTGGAAACGACCCACAGGATCTCCCTGTTCACGAGAAAGTGGAACCAAAGCACAGCGCGGTGGCTCCGACGCCTCGTGTTCCAGCAGGGCGGGGCCTGGCCGCTGCTGCAGACCTTTGCCTTCTCGGCCTGGTGGCATGGGCTCCATCCAGGACAGGTGTTCGGTTTCCTGTGCTGGGGTCTGATGGTGGAGGCCGATTACCTGATTCACACTTCTGCCGGCTTGTTTATCAGATCCTGGCCGATGCACCTGCTCTATCGAGCGCTCACTTGGGCCCACACCCAGCTCATCATTGCTTATATAATGCTGGCCGTGGAGGCCCggagcctctcctccctctggctgctgtgtaaTTCCTACAACAGTGTCTTTCCCCTGGTGTactgcattttgctttttctattgggaaagagaaagaagacatttaaCTGA